A region of Sugiyamaella lignohabitans strain CBS 10342 chromosome A, complete sequence DNA encodes the following proteins:
- the STD1 gene encoding Std1p (Protein involved in control of glucose-regulated gene expression; interacts with kinase Snf1p, glucose sensors Snf3p and Rgt2p, TATA-binding Spt15p; regulator of transcription factor Rgt1p; interactions with Pma1p appear to propagate [GAR+]; STD1 has a paralog, MTH1, that arose from the whole genome duplication; GO_component: GO:0016020 - membrane [Evidence IEA]; GO_component: GO:0005634 - nucleus [Evidence IEA,IEA]; GO_component: GO:0005634 - nucleus [Evidence IDA] [PMID 10373505]; GO_component: GO:0005886 - plasma membrane [Evidence IEA,IEA]; GO_component: GO:0005886 - plasma membrane [Evidence IDA] [PMID 10373505]; GO_function: GO:0030295 - protein kinase activator activity [Evidence IGI,IPI] [PMID 12618390]; GO_process: GO:0006006 - glucose metabolic process [Evidence IMP] [PMID 10373505]; GO_process: GO:0071590 - nicotinamide riboside biosynthetic process [Evidence IGI,IMP] [PMID 19846558]; GO_process: GO:0071592 - nicotinic acid riboside biosynthetic process [Evidence IGI,IMP] [PMID 19846558]; GO_process: GO:0006357 - regulation of transcription from RNA polymerase II promoter [Evidence IMP,IPI] [PMID 7667094]; GO_process: GO:0006355 - regulation of transcription, DNA-templated [Evidence IEA]; GO_process: GO:0009651 - response to salt stress [Evidence IMP] [PMID 9725828]; GO_process: GO:0007165 - signal transduction [Evidence IMP] [PMID 10373505]; GO_process: GO:0006351 - transcription, DNA-templated [Evidence IEA]), translated as MSTMISTMYSTAMSQHIPQSLLSSPTVRVSSPGLGKPSFSHIEHVSKPTTAKVLPLKDLIAKNFSDMYAPEVLADPRLLNDIGRPKFTDRAIVDWTVNDVRSLLIVCELQPEWNGVLPVVQESGYRMMHLPLNASNEQIVDTLVSSDIYKEHNFDKRFLVQTAQYTVEAARRRIVGNQANGNEFAPLSKPEWRNIIENYLLNLGCEAQCRLDYKRVCMQLKRQKQALAKETSSHSSSSNSLLKKALLASSSTSPDFPSYLKNNMNSQKPKPSLTRHEKQVVWVQVQSQLYQRLGLDWEADELV; from the coding sequence ATGTCTACAATGATCTCTACCATGTACTCCACAGCCATGTCACAACATATTCCACAGAGCCTGTTATCGTCACCAACGGTAAGAGTCAGCTCTCCTGGTCTTGGAAAGCCTTCATTTTCTCACATTGAACATGTATCCAAGCCCACTACTGCCAAGGTCCTTCCTTTAAAGGATCTTATAGCCAAGAACTTCTCTGATATGTATGCACCAGAAGTTCTTGCTGACCCCAGATTACTCAACGATATTGGTCGACCCAAATTCACTGATCGTGCTATTGTTGACTGGACAGTCAACGACGTGCGATCTCTGTTAATAGTGTGTGAATTACAACCGGAATGGAACGGAGTTTTACCCGTGGTTCAAGAGTCGGGTTACAGAATGATGCACTTGCCATTGAACGCTTCAAACGAGCAGATTGTTGATACTTTAGTGTCTTCAGATATTTACAAGGAGCACAATTTTGACAAGCGATTCCTTGTTCAAACTGCTCAATACACAGTTGAAGCTGCTCGTCGCAGAATTGTTGGTAACCAAGCTAATGGGAACGAGTTTGCGCCATTAAGCAAACCTGAATGGAGAAACATCATTGAAAACTATCTGTTAAACCTGGGATGTGAAGCTCAATGCCGATTGGATTATAAGAGAGTTTGCATGCAACTCAAGCGCCAGAAACAAGCTCTTGCCAAAGAAACCTCATCGCATTCATCCTCGTCCAACTCGCTTCTCAAGAAAGCCCTCCTTGCATCCTCGTCCACGTCTCCCGACTTCCCCTCGTACCTCAAGAATAACATGAACTCACAAAAGCCCAAGCCCAGTCTTACCCGCCACGAGAAACAAGTGGTCTGGGTCCAAGTGCAATCCCAGCTCTACCAACGCCTGGGACTCGACTGGGAAGCCGACGAGCTCGTCTAA